The following proteins are co-located in the Leptotrichia trevisanii DSM 22070 genome:
- a CDS encoding YfcE family phosphodiesterase translates to MKVLICSDSHGRLDYFQQVMDLEQPEIVIFAGDHSTDAIDMSLVYRDVLFAIVKGNTDIDDYESRETKIFDLMGKKVLLTHGHLYSVKTTLEELEKKAHLEKAEICVFGHTHKEFMAEKSGVIFVNPGALQDKKYMIYYGGKKFEQKILK, encoded by the coding sequence ATGAAGGTATTAATTTGTTCCGATAGTCACGGAAGGCTTGATTATTTTCAGCAAGTAATGGATTTGGAGCAGCCGGAAATTGTAATCTTTGCAGGAGATCACAGCACAGATGCAATTGATATGTCGTTGGTCTACAGAGATGTACTCTTTGCTATTGTAAAGGGGAATACTGATATAGATGATTATGAGTCTAGGGAAACTAAAATATTTGATTTGATGGGAAAAAAGGTGCTATTAACACACGGACATCTATACAGTGTAAAAACTACACTTGAAGAATTAGAAAAAAAAGCACATTTAGAAAAGGCTGAAATTTGTGTTTTTGGGCATACACATAAGGAATTTATGGCAGAAAAAAGTGGAGTAATATTTGTAAATCCAGGAGCACTACAAGATAAAAAATATATGATTTACTATGGTGGTAAAAAATTTGAACAAAAAATATTAAAATAA
- the eutM gene encoding ethanolamine utilization microcompartment protein EutM, which yields MATLNALGMIETKGLVAAIEAADAMVKAANVTLVGKEHVGGGLVTVLVRGDVGAVKAATDAGAAAAERVGELISIHVIPRPHNEIEGILPKPRTVEAE from the coding sequence ATGGCGACATTAAATGCGTTAGGAATGATAGAAACAAAAGGATTGGTGGCTGCAATAGAAGCGGCAGATGCGATGGTAAAGGCTGCAAATGTAACATTGGTTGGAAAGGAACACGTTGGTGGAGGACTGGTAACGGTGCTTGTAAGAGGTGATGTGGGAGCTGTAAAGGCTGCGACAGATGCAGGGGCTGCGGCCGCTGAAAGAGTTGGAGAATTGATTTCAATTCATGTAATTCCACGTCCTCATAATGAAATTGAAGGTATATTGCCTAAGCCAAGAACAGTTGAGGCTGAATAA
- a CDS encoding ethanolamine utilization protein has translation MDTQNLIEVLAREVLKEIAKKENENLSENNEIIFKKSIIVAFLGNDEILKDELKKETSFVENVKLDSKWEAIGQCENKKILVVSTLGINELIELSQGRKSIITEFLFNDGKVVLVEEGLEYKKYTKPAALINLYDGYLDKVREFGIKVVKRTEVKNIFNAKEKVYLKGLVTESGLKKLGLKNQTLVVDGKGKITSLAMDYIKENSIELCYERGK, from the coding sequence ATGGATACTCAGAATTTGATAGAAGTGCTTGCAAGGGAAGTGTTAAAGGAAATTGCCAAAAAGGAAAATGAAAATTTGTCTGAAAATAATGAGATTATTTTTAAAAAATCAATAATAGTGGCTTTTTTGGGAAATGATGAAATTTTAAAGGACGAATTAAAAAAAGAAACATCATTCGTAGAAAATGTAAAGTTAGACAGCAAATGGGAAGCCATTGGACAATGTGAAAATAAAAAAATACTTGTCGTATCAACACTTGGAATAAATGAACTGATTGAACTTTCACAAGGGAGAAAAAGCATTATAACGGAATTTCTTTTTAACGATGGTAAAGTCGTGCTTGTGGAGGAAGGGCTGGAATATAAAAAATATACTAAACCTGCTGCATTAATCAATCTTTATGACGGGTATCTTGACAAAGTCAGGGAATTTGGAATAAAGGTTGTAAAAAGAACGGAAGTTAAAAATATTTTTAATGCCAAAGAAAAGGTTTATTTGAAGGGCTTGGTAACAGAAAGTGGGCTAAAAAAGCTGGGACTAAAAAATCAAACACTCGTAGTTGATGGAAAAGGTAAAATAACTTCCCTTGCGATGGATTATATAAAAGAAAATAGCATTGAATTGTGCTATGAAAGAGGGAAATAA
- a CDS encoding BMC domain-containing protein, with the protein MATLNALGMIETKGLVAAIEAADAMVKAANVTLVGKEHVGGGLVTVLVRGDVGAVKAATDAGVAAAERVGELISVHVIPRPHSEVETILPR; encoded by the coding sequence ATGGCAACATTGAATGCGTTAGGAATGATAGAAACAAAAGGATTGGTGGCTGCGATAGAAGCGGCGGATGCGATGGTAAAGGCTGCTAATGTAACACTAGTTGGCAAGGAACACGTTGGTGGAGGGCTTGTGACAGTGCTTGTAAGAGGAGATGTAGGGGCTGTCAAGGCTGCAACAGATGCAGGGGTAGCGGCTGCTGAAAGAGTGGGAGAATTGATTTCGGTTCATGTAATTCCACGTCCACATTCAGAAGTTGAAACAATATTACCTAGATAG
- a CDS encoding ANTAR domain-containing response regulator gives MRKIIVVDDEPITRMDICEILREANYDVVAEAGDGFDAIEQSRKYKPDFVIMDIKMPILDGLKAAKVITKEKLSRGIVLLTAYSNKEFIEEAKSIGIIGYIVKPIDEKSFIPNLEIIFNKQEEFEELEKKYLKTSQKLEDRKKIDIAKSILMKTRNFTENEAYEYIRTLSMNKRCDMGKIADIIILSGDENA, from the coding sequence ATGAGAAAAATAATAGTTGTAGACGATGAGCCGATAACAAGAATGGACATTTGCGAGATACTTAGGGAAGCAAATTACGATGTAGTTGCTGAGGCGGGAGATGGATTTGATGCAATAGAGCAAAGCAGGAAGTATAAACCTGATTTTGTAATAATGGATATTAAGATGCCTATACTGGATGGACTGAAAGCGGCGAAAGTAATAACGAAGGAGAAATTGTCTAGAGGTATTGTTTTACTTACAGCCTATTCCAACAAGGAATTTATAGAGGAAGCTAAAAGTATAGGAATAATAGGATATATAGTGAAGCCCATTGACGAAAAGTCCTTTATTCCTAATTTGGAAATCATATTTAACAAACAGGAAGAATTTGAGGAACTGGAAAAGAAATATTTAAAAACGAGTCAGAAGCTGGAGGATAGAAAAAAAATAGACATAGCCAAAAGCATTTTGATGAAAACAAGGAATTTCACTGAAAATGAGGCATACGAGTACATAAGGACACTTAGCATGAACAAACGGTGCGACATGGGGAAAATAGCCGATATTATAATTTTATCTGGAGATGAAAATGCTTAG
- the eutS gene encoding ethanolamine utilization microcompartment protein EutS: MEEEKKQRMIQEYVPGRQLTLAHIIANPQRDLSKKIGLHENKVNAIGILTITPGEAAIIAADLATKSAEVEIGFVDRFTGSVVISGDVGSIEAAVSEVVSYFENVLRFSITQITRS, encoded by the coding sequence ATGGAAGAAGAAAAAAAACAGAGAATGATACAGGAATACGTGCCTGGTAGGCAATTGACGCTGGCTCATATAATTGCAAATCCTCAAAGAGATTTATCAAAAAAAATAGGACTTCATGAAAACAAGGTAAATGCTATCGGAATTTTGACAATTACTCCAGGAGAAGCGGCAATAATTGCGGCGGATCTGGCTACGAAAAGTGCTGAAGTGGAGATAGGATTTGTCGATAGATTTACGGGTTCCGTTGTTATTAGTGGAGATGTTGGAAGTATAGAAGCTGCTGTAAGTGAAGTGGTTTCGTACTTTGAAAATGTGTTAAGATTTAGCATAACTCAAATAACGAGGTCGTAA
- a CDS encoding EutP/PduV family microcompartment system protein: MKKILLIGKSMCGKTTLTQRIHGLDIEYEKTQMLTYSDDILDTPGEYMENRMLYKALIVSSYDCDVVGMVQACDEERNIFPPNFSTAFSKPVIGIVTKADLGGNPEKAKEILEMAGAEKVFIVSAYENKGVEELVKYLEDDSE, encoded by the coding sequence TTGAAAAAAATACTTTTAATCGGAAAATCCATGTGCGGTAAAACAACATTGACTCAAAGAATACATGGATTGGACATAGAATATGAAAAAACTCAAATGCTTACATATTCAGATGATATTCTTGACACTCCTGGTGAATATATGGAAAACAGAATGCTTTATAAGGCGTTAATTGTAAGTTCCTATGACTGTGATGTCGTAGGAATGGTGCAAGCCTGTGATGAAGAGCGTAATATATTTCCCCCAAACTTTTCAACAGCCTTTTCAAAACCTGTAATTGGAATTGTAACGAAGGCTGATTTGGGTGGAAATCCTGAAAAAGCGAAAGAAATATTGGAGATGGCAGGAGCTGAAAAAGTTTTTATTGTAAGTGCCTATGAAAATAAGGGGGTTGAGGAACTTGTGAAATATTTGGAAGATGATTCCGAGTAG
- a CDS encoding EutN/CcmL family microcompartment protein, whose amino-acid sequence MLIGKVVDNVWATRKDEKLKGLKLMVVEVEGTDERRGSRKIVAADYIGAGQGDKVIIVTGSSARHIFDAETPVDATIVGIIDSLESEKE is encoded by the coding sequence ATGTTAATTGGAAAAGTTGTAGATAATGTCTGGGCAACAAGGAAGGATGAAAAACTGAAAGGACTAAAACTAATGGTAGTTGAAGTGGAAGGGACAGATGAAAGACGTGGAAGCAGAAAAATTGTGGCAGCTGATTACATTGGCGCTGGACAAGGCGACAAAGTGATAATTGTTACAGGAAGCTCTGCAAGACATATATTTGATGCTGAAACTCCAGTGGATGCAACTATTGTGGGAATAATAGACAGTTTGGAATCAGAAAAGGAGTAA
- a CDS encoding 1-propanol dehydrogenase PduQ, with translation MGLFQIKPDIHYGANSLDILRTLEMEKVFLVTDENMVKLKVVDRITNILKSRGIDAKIYSDVKPDPTDEEIIEGMLELSAYDPDCIIALGGGSPIDACKSMIYFTNQIKRAMGQNKKPKFIAIPTTSGTGSEVTSYAVVTTKDKKIPLSDSEMLPDIAILNPEFIKTLPPSIIADTGMDVLTHAIEAYVSKSRNLFTNTFAIGAIKTVFADLVSNFENPQLERERINLQIASCMAGVAFSNAGLGINHSIAHSLGARFHKPHGRLNAVIMSKVVQFNARNKNAAKYYREIVEALGFSPKEDVEGVEILAKAIKMRAAKMGIPNSLSELGIPKEQYFDEMEGIIDQIENDMCTGENPRRFSRIEMKQLLTDLY, from the coding sequence ATGGGGTTATTTCAAATAAAGCCGGATATCCATTATGGTGCTAACTCTTTGGATATATTAAGAACATTGGAAATGGAAAAAGTATTTTTAGTTACAGATGAAAATATGGTAAAGCTAAAAGTTGTAGACAGAATAACAAATATCTTAAAATCAAGAGGAATAGATGCCAAAATATATTCGGATGTTAAACCGGATCCTACAGATGAGGAAATTATAGAGGGAATGCTGGAATTAAGTGCATATGATCCCGACTGCATAATAGCACTTGGAGGAGGTTCACCAATAGATGCCTGTAAATCAATGATTTATTTTACAAATCAGATAAAAAGGGCAATGGGACAAAATAAAAAGCCAAAATTCATTGCTATTCCAACAACGAGCGGAACAGGTTCGGAAGTGACATCTTATGCAGTTGTTACAACAAAAGATAAAAAAATACCGCTAAGCGATAGCGAAATGCTTCCTGACATAGCAATCTTAAATCCAGAATTTATAAAAACTCTTCCGCCATCAATAATTGCGGACACAGGAATGGATGTTTTGACACATGCTATAGAAGCATATGTTTCAAAATCTAGAAACCTGTTTACAAATACATTTGCCATTGGAGCGATAAAGACAGTATTTGCTGACTTGGTAAGTAATTTTGAAAATCCGCAGCTGGAAAGAGAAAGAATTAATTTACAGATTGCCTCTTGTATGGCGGGAGTTGCATTTAGCAATGCAGGACTGGGAATAAATCACAGCATAGCACATTCTCTGGGAGCAAGATTTCATAAACCGCATGGAAGATTAAATGCTGTAATCATGTCAAAAGTTGTACAATTTAATGCACGAAATAAAAATGCGGCAAAATATTACAGGGAAATTGTGGAAGCGTTAGGATTTTCTCCTAAAGAAGATGTAGAAGGTGTGGAGATACTGGCAAAGGCTATTAAAATGAGAGCAGCTAAAATGGGAATACCAAACAGTTTAAGTGAACTTGGAATCCCGAAAGAACAATATTTTGATGAAATGGAAGGCATAATTGATCAAATAGAAAATGATATGTGTACAGGAGAAAATCCACGAAGATTTAGCAGAATTGAAATGAAGCAGTTATTGACAGATTTATATTAA
- a CDS encoding cobalamin adenosyltransferase: MPVITEGMLRKLDKEGQLEKIHITEKDILTPSAREFLNVKKIDFRIKKSQEKFVNNEKTAENKVKDSPANASEEKVIKKRQYRDYITGAVYDKKPEFMTQLFGDNLVVKNHKRIVLRGKFDILQAEIIRYWKKYEKNKKLEGDFAQVYRFVRDLFISEMTDMEFQEKDVLGYDIDTLKDITHNTVKYFKTGHLFEINIDFDESVIDINYLRALSRECEVAAVDAFYKEGKVERVDMLKALNRLSSILYLMMLKANNGDYK; the protein is encoded by the coding sequence ATGCCTGTTATAACAGAAGGAATGCTTAGAAAATTAGATAAGGAAGGGCAGCTTGAAAAAATACATATAACTGAAAAGGACATCCTTACACCGTCAGCAAGAGAATTTTTAAATGTAAAAAAAATTGATTTCAGGATAAAGAAGTCGCAGGAAAAATTTGTCAATAATGAGAAGACTGCTGAAAACAAAGTTAAAGATTCTCCGGCTAATGCTTCCGAAGAAAAAGTTATTAAAAAACGGCAGTACAGGGATTATATAACGGGAGCAGTTTACGATAAGAAGCCTGAATTTATGACTCAGCTTTTTGGAGATAATCTGGTTGTAAAAAATCATAAAAGAATTGTTTTAAGAGGGAAATTTGATATTTTACAGGCTGAAATAATAAGATATTGGAAAAAATATGAGAAGAATAAAAAGCTGGAAGGCGACTTTGCACAAGTATATAGATTTGTACGGGATTTATTTATAAGCGAAATGACTGATATGGAATTTCAGGAAAAGGATGTGCTGGGATACGATATTGACACATTAAAGGACATAACTCATAATACGGTAAAATATTTTAAAACAGGGCATCTGTTTGAAATAAACATAGATTTTGATGAATCAGTTATTGATATAAATTATCTGAGAGCTTTGTCGAGGGAATGTGAAGTTGCCGCAGTTGACGCTTTTTACAAGGAAGGAAAAGTGGAAAGGGTGGATATGCTAAAGGCATTGAACCGTCTGAGCAGTATATTGTACTTAATGATGCTAAAGGCAAATAATGGAGATTATAAGTAA
- the eutD gene encoding ethanolamine utilization phosphate acetyltransferase EutD: MDRNELERIIREKLQKILSAEKDNIFMVEASGRHVHLTREHVEALFGKGYELTPAKDLSQPGQFAAKERVRVIGPKGEFSNVAILGPCRNFSQVELSLTDCREIGVKGVIRESGKIEGTPGILLGVGDKYVQLDKGVIVAKRHIHMTNEDAKRLSVKDGETVKVKIHSDRPLIFDDVLIRVKDSFRLSMHIDYDEANSCGYTSGVTGSIEK; the protein is encoded by the coding sequence ATGGACAGAAATGAATTGGAGAGAATAATAAGGGAAAAATTACAGAAAATTTTGAGTGCAGAAAAGGATAACATCTTTATGGTGGAGGCTTCGGGACGGCATGTACATCTTACAAGGGAACACGTGGAAGCACTTTTTGGAAAAGGTTATGAACTGACACCAGCAAAGGACTTATCACAGCCGGGACAGTTTGCGGCAAAGGAAAGAGTCAGAGTAATCGGGCCGAAAGGAGAGTTTTCAAACGTTGCAATATTGGGGCCGTGCAGAAATTTTTCACAAGTGGAATTATCGCTTACTGACTGCCGTGAAATAGGAGTCAAAGGAGTGATAAGGGAAAGCGGAAAAATCGAAGGGACGCCTGGAATACTGCTAGGTGTAGGCGATAAGTACGTGCAGCTGGATAAAGGCGTCATCGTTGCCAAAAGACATATTCATATGACAAATGAAGATGCAAAAAGACTTTCTGTAAAGGACGGTGAAACTGTGAAAGTGAAAATTCACAGCGACAGGCCGTTAATATTTGATGATGTCTTAATAAGAGTAAAGGATAGTTTTAGACTGAGCATGCACATAGATTATGATGAAGCTAATTCTTGCGGGTATACTTCAGGAGTAACTGGAAGTATTGAAAAATAG
- a CDS encoding BMC domain-containing protein has product MDSYGYVETRGLVTAIEAADAALKAADVTLMNCYYVKGGIVTIEVTGDVAAVNAAVDAASESARRLGNFLSCNVIARVASETKKILISDIGKKSDKKAAAVQNDKKIIEKIGNEKIGEEIGVEEATNQTVAENVNIEKENQFAENQFENIAEKIETEGKTEAEVQEITENTETKKQNNIIWENKEISMTETLKKEDEETKKIKKQYQEMKVADLKTKVNSLKLGYTWNQIKTMTKKKLVEILMKNNKEE; this is encoded by the coding sequence ATGGATTCGTACGGATATGTGGAAACACGGGGGCTTGTGACTGCAATAGAAGCGGCAGATGCCGCCTTGAAGGCAGCTGATGTAACACTTATGAACTGCTACTATGTAAAAGGTGGAATTGTAACTATTGAAGTGACAGGGGATGTGGCTGCTGTAAATGCCGCTGTGGATGCCGCAAGTGAAAGTGCCAGGAGGCTTGGGAATTTCTTGAGTTGTAATGTTATTGCAAGAGTGGCTTCTGAAACAAAAAAAATTTTGATAAGTGATATTGGAAAAAAATCAGATAAAAAGGCTGCTGCTGTACAAAATGATAAAAAAATTATTGAAAAAATTGGCAATGAAAAAATCGGGGAGGAAATAGGGGTAGAAGAAGCAACTAATCAGACGGTGGCTGAAAATGTAAATATTGAAAAGGAAAACCAGTTTGCTGAAAACCAGTTTGAAAATATTGCTGAAAAAATTGAAACAGAAGGAAAAACAGAGGCTGAAGTTCAGGAAATAACGGAAAATACAGAAACAAAGAAGCAAAATAACATTATTTGGGAAAATAAAGAAATTTCCATGACGGAAACTTTAAAAAAAGAAGATGAAGAAACAAAGAAAATAAAAAAACAATATCAGGAAATGAAAGTGGCGGATTTAAAGACAAAGGTAAATAGTCTTAAACTTGGTTACACATGGAATCAGATAAAAACTATGACTAAGAAAAAGCTGGTAGAAATTTTGATGAAAAATAATAAGGAGGAATAA
- a CDS encoding acetaldehyde dehydrogenase (acetylating) → MDKDLQSIQEVRDLLNDASRAFEEYSQFSQAQIDEIVGEICEEAQKHDVELAKLANEETGFGRWEDKVLKNRLASAGVYEAIKDLKTKGIICEDKEKGIIEIGVPMGIIAALIPSTNPTSTTIYKIMISLKAGNAVIVSPHPNAKDCIIKTAEYLIKAAERKGAPKGLIGVIRTPALQGTQELMKHKKTSLILATGGEAMVRAAYSSGTPAIGVGPGNGPSFIERSADIRKAIKRIIDSKTFDNGIICASEQSIVTEEVIKHQVVDELKRQGAYFLNKDEREKVGKILMRANNTMNPKIVGKTALYIAAMAGITVPVATKVLISEETEVSHLNPYSREKLCPVLGFYIEENWEKACEKCIEILENEGIGHTMSMHTNNENIIREFSLKKPVSRLLVNTPAALGGVGATTNLIPAFTLGCGTVGGSATSDNIGPLNLINIRRVAYGTKELEALKNEGNCTDECGLNTGSGSQISESDIESIIRKVLDGIYKK, encoded by the coding sequence ATGGATAAAGATTTGCAATCAATACAGGAAGTAAGGGATTTATTAAATGATGCAAGCAGGGCATTTGAAGAATACAGTCAGTTCTCACAGGCTCAAATTGATGAAATAGTAGGGGAAATATGTGAAGAAGCCCAAAAACACGATGTGGAACTGGCAAAACTGGCTAATGAAGAAACAGGGTTTGGACGCTGGGAAGATAAAGTGCTGAAAAATAGACTGGCTTCAGCTGGTGTGTATGAGGCAATAAAGGATTTGAAAACAAAAGGGATAATTTGTGAAGATAAGGAAAAGGGAATAATAGAAATAGGAGTTCCAATGGGAATAATTGCAGCATTAATCCCTTCCACAAACCCTACTTCCACAACAATATACAAAATAATGATTTCATTAAAGGCAGGAAATGCAGTAATTGTAAGTCCTCACCCGAATGCAAAGGACTGTATAATAAAAACTGCTGAATATTTAATAAAGGCTGCTGAAAGAAAAGGTGCTCCGAAAGGCTTAATTGGAGTTATAAGGACACCTGCACTGCAAGGTACGCAGGAACTTATGAAACATAAAAAAACTTCATTGATTCTTGCGACAGGTGGGGAAGCGATGGTAAGAGCCGCTTACAGCTCTGGAACACCTGCGATAGGAGTGGGGCCGGGAAACGGGCCTTCATTCATTGAAAGAAGTGCAGACATCAGAAAGGCGATTAAGAGAATAATAGACAGCAAAACTTTCGACAACGGGATAATTTGCGCATCAGAGCAGTCAATTGTTACGGAAGAAGTAATAAAACATCAGGTTGTGGACGAATTGAAGCGGCAAGGTGCATATTTCTTGAACAAGGATGAAAGGGAGAAAGTTGGAAAAATTCTGATGAGAGCCAACAATACTATGAATCCGAAAATAGTTGGAAAAACAGCTTTGTATATAGCTGCAATGGCGGGAATAACAGTTCCTGTAGCTACAAAGGTATTAATTTCAGAAGAAACGGAAGTTTCGCACTTGAATCCTTATTCGAGAGAAAAATTATGTCCTGTATTAGGATTTTACATAGAGGAAAATTGGGAAAAAGCGTGTGAAAAATGTATAGAAATACTTGAAAATGAAGGAATTGGACACACAATGTCAATGCACACAAACAACGAAAATATCATAAGGGAATTTTCACTCAAAAAACCAGTTTCAAGACTGCTTGTAAACACACCTGCGGCACTTGGAGGAGTTGGAGCTACAACTAACCTTATACCTGCATTCACATTAGGATGTGGAACAGTTGGAGGAAGTGCAACTTCTGACAATATAGGGCCTTTAAATCTTATAAATATTAGAAGGGTGGCTTACGGAACAAAGGAACTGGAAGCATTGAAAAATGAAGGCAACTGTACAGACGAGTGTGGACTGAATACTGGAAGCGGTTCACAAATTAGTGAGAGTGATATAGAAAGTATCATAAGAAAAGTATTGGACGGAATTTATAAAAAATAG